In Herpetosiphonaceae bacterium, a single window of DNA contains:
- a CDS encoding amino acid adenylation domain-containing protein: DHVRRLSVDMLPLTERAEQPLASVQQPTDLAYVIYTSGSTGLPKGVMIDHRGAVNTILDINQRFAVGADDRVLACSSLSFDLSVYDIFGVLAAGGAIVIPSAAEARNPAHWHDLLVREQVTIWNSVPALMQVLADDLTTRSARLPDSLRLVLLSGDWIPVTLPDQIRSLGSRPQVISLGGATEASIWSILYPIEHVDPAWKSIPYGRPMLNQRFHVLDSALEPRPVLVPGQLYIGGIGLALGYWRDPDKTRERFIIHPQTGERLYATGDLGRYLPDGNIEFLGREDFQVKIQGYRVELGEIEAALMQHPGVQHAVVAAVDGHGAGHHRAKRLVAYIVAEEPGENQGQPTPNLELGTWNLELRSHLQAKLPPYMVPSAFVLLDALPLTPNGKVDRQALPAPETIGAGSGAATMPPVTETERTLARIWAEVLRLEQVGIHDNFFDLGGDSILGIQVTARANQAGLPLSAQQTFQFQTIAELAAQVDAAAPVESTAEPGVVLGAVPLTPIQHWFFENNPIDPHHWNQALLFEVPPDLDLTRLDQATRQLQAHHDALRLRFAHGPAGWRQEHTGLEQIEPLTCIDLAALAEDERQAALETHAAALQASLDLTAGPLLRVVHFHLGANRPGRLLLIIHHLAVDAVSWAILLEDLQRAYEQRGLPAKTSSFQHWAERLSAYAQSDRVADEIAYWRSTLGSHTTRLPIDDPLAIEHNLMAATATVTVALSMDETDSLLHEVPRAYQTQITDALLTALALTITRWSGGQSLLVDLEAHGRESIVDALDVSRTVGWLSSLFPVCLDPPHDDPGAALKAIKEQLRRIPQRGIGYGMLRYLHHDSQVRAQLGGLPQAELRFNYLGQMDAALTGAALLTPASESSGPAQSPRGKRPYLLTINGGVMQNRLQITWTYGARLYRSATIERLAQSFIADLQAIIRHCLSPAAGGFTPSDFPEAELSQEDLDELLEQL, encoded by the coding sequence GATCACGTTCGGCGGCTTTCGGTGGATATGCTTCCGCTGACGGAGCGGGCGGAGCAGCCGCTCGCGTCAGTACAGCAGCCGACCGATCTGGCCTATGTGATCTATACCTCTGGCTCGACAGGATTGCCTAAGGGCGTGATGATCGACCATCGCGGCGCGGTCAACACGATTCTCGACATCAACCAGCGCTTCGCGGTCGGGGCGGATGACCGTGTGCTGGCCTGCTCGTCGCTCAGCTTCGACCTCTCGGTCTATGATATCTTTGGCGTCCTGGCTGCTGGCGGCGCGATCGTGATCCCCAGCGCCGCCGAGGCGCGCAATCCCGCGCACTGGCACGATCTGCTCGTGCGCGAGCAGGTGACGATCTGGAACTCTGTGCCCGCGCTGATGCAGGTCTTGGCCGACGATCTGACGACGCGATCCGCGCGGCTGCCCGATTCGCTGCGGCTGGTGCTGCTGAGCGGCGACTGGATTCCGGTGACGCTGCCCGATCAGATTCGCAGCCTCGGCAGCCGCCCGCAGGTGATCAGCCTCGGCGGCGCGACCGAAGCCTCGATCTGGTCGATCCTCTACCCGATCGAGCACGTCGATCCGGCCTGGAAGAGCATTCCCTACGGTCGCCCGATGCTCAATCAGCGCTTCCATGTGCTCGACTCCGCGCTGGAGCCGCGTCCGGTGCTGGTGCCGGGCCAGCTCTACATCGGCGGGATTGGCCTGGCGCTGGGCTACTGGCGCGACCCAGACAAGACTCGCGAGCGGTTCATTATCCACCCGCAGACCGGCGAGCGGCTGTATGCGACCGGCGACCTGGGCCGCTACCTGCCCGATGGGAATATCGAGTTCCTGGGCCGCGAGGATTTTCAGGTCAAGATCCAGGGCTACCGCGTCGAGCTAGGCGAGATCGAGGCCGCGCTGATGCAGCACCCCGGTGTACAGCACGCGGTCGTCGCGGCGGTCGACGGGCACGGCGCGGGCCATCACCGGGCGAAGCGGCTGGTAGCGTATATTGTGGCGGAAGAACCAGGCGAGAACCAGGGACAGCCAACCCCGAACTTGGAGCTTGGAACCTGGAACTTGGAGCTTCGATCCCATCTGCAAGCCAAGCTGCCGCCCTACATGGTGCCGAGCGCGTTTGTGCTGCTGGATGCGCTGCCGCTGACGCCCAACGGCAAAGTCGATCGGCAGGCGCTGCCCGCGCCGGAGACGATCGGCGCGGGCAGCGGAGCGGCCACGATGCCGCCCGTGACCGAGACGGAGCGCACGCTGGCGCGGATCTGGGCCGAGGTCCTAAGGCTGGAGCAGGTCGGCATTCACGATAACTTCTTCGACCTCGGCGGCGACTCAATCCTTGGGATTCAGGTGACAGCGCGCGCCAATCAGGCCGGATTGCCGCTCAGCGCCCAGCAAACATTCCAGTTCCAGACGATCGCGGAGCTGGCCGCGCAGGTTGATGCCGCCGCGCCCGTCGAGTCAACCGCCGAGCCGGGCGTGGTGCTGGGCGCGGTGCCGCTCACGCCGATCCAGCACTGGTTTTTCGAGAACAACCCGATCGACCCGCATCACTGGAACCAGGCGCTGCTCTTCGAGGTTCCGCCCGATCTTGACCTCACGCGGCTCGATCAGGCGACGCGGCAGCTTCAAGCGCACCACGACGCGCTGCGGCTGCGCTTTGCGCATGGCCCGGCAGGCTGGCGGCAGGAGCATACCGGCCTTGAGCAGATCGAGCCGCTGACGTGCATCGATCTCGCGGCGCTGGCGGAAGACGAGCGGCAGGCGGCGCTGGAGACACACGCGGCTGCGCTCCAGGCCAGTCTCGATCTCACAGCAGGGCCGTTGCTGCGCGTCGTCCACTTCCACCTGGGCGCGAACCGGCCCGGTCGCCTGCTGCTGATCATCCATCACCTGGCCGTCGATGCGGTTTCGTGGGCGATCCTGCTGGAAGATCTTCAGCGCGCCTACGAGCAGCGGGGCCTGCCAGCCAAAACCAGCTCGTTCCAGCATTGGGCCGAGCGCCTGAGCGCCTACGCACAGTCCGACCGGGTAGCCGACGAGATCGCGTACTGGCGGTCCACGCTGGGCAGCCACACGACCCGCCTGCCCATCGATGATCCGCTGGCGATCGAGCATAACCTGATGGCCGCGACCGCGACCGTCACCGTCGCGCTGAGCATGGACGAGACGGATAGCCTGCTGCATGAGGTGCCGCGCGCGTACCAGACCCAGATCACCGACGCACTGCTGACGGCGCTGGCGCTGACGATCACCCGCTGGAGCGGCGGTCAATCGCTGCTCGTCGATCTTGAGGCGCATGGCCGCGAGTCGATCGTCGACGCGCTGGACGTATCGCGCACCGTCGGCTGGCTGTCGTCGCTCTTCCCGGTCTGCCTGGATCCGCCACATGACGATCCCGGCGCGGCGCTCAAGGCGATCAAGGAGCAGCTTCGGCGTATCCCGCAGCGCGGCATCGGCTACGGCATGCTGCGCTACCTGCATCACGATTCGCAGGTGCGCGCGCAGCTTGGCGGGCTGCCGCAGGCGGAGCTACGCTTCAACTACCTGGGCCAGATGGATGCGGCGCTGACCGGCGCGGCGCTGCTGACACCGGCATCCGAGTCGAGCGGCCCGGCCCAGAGCCCACGCGGCAAGCGCCCGTATCTCCTGACGATCAACGGCGGCGTGATGCAGAACCGGCTCCAGATCACCTGGACCTACGGCGCACGGCTCTACCGCAGCGCGACGATCGAGCGGCTGGCGCAGAGCTTCATCGCCGATCTTCAGGCGATCATCCGGCACTGTCTGTCACCGGCGGCGGGCGGTTTCACGCCCTCGGACTTCCCAGAGGCCGAGCTGTCTCAAGAGGATCTGGATGAGCTGTTGGAGCAGCTCTAG